The following proteins are encoded in a genomic region of Galbibacter sp. BG1:
- the aqpZ gene encoding aquaporin Z: MKKLIAEFIGTLWLVLGGCGSAVLAAGYPDLGIGFAGVALAFGLTVLTMVYAIGHISGCHLNPAVSVGMWIGGRFLGKDVIPYIIAQVLGGIVGAGILYLIATGKEGATIGSFAANGFGEHSPDGYNMTAALVTEIVMTFMFLIIILGSTHGNSPVGFAGVSIGLGLTLIHLISIPVTNTSVNPARSTSQALFVGDWAIGQLWLFWLAPIVGAALAGLAYKALAPYK, encoded by the coding sequence ATGAAAAAATTAATTGCAGAATTTATCGGGACTCTTTGGCTTGTTCTCGGCGGATGTGGAAGCGCAGTTTTAGCCGCAGGATATCCAGATTTAGGAATTGGCTTTGCTGGCGTGGCATTGGCATTTGGTCTTACCGTTCTAACCATGGTATATGCTATTGGGCATATCTCAGGATGCCACTTAAACCCTGCAGTTTCTGTGGGAATGTGGATAGGTGGAAGATTTTTGGGAAAAGACGTTATCCCATACATCATTGCACAAGTTTTGGGAGGTATTGTAGGTGCTGGCATTTTATATTTAATTGCAACGGGAAAAGAAGGAGCTACCATAGGGAGTTTTGCAGCCAATGGCTTTGGCGAACATTCCCCAGATGGCTATAATATGACTGCCGCATTGGTAACCGAAATTGTTATGACGTTTATGTTTTTAATAATTATCCTAGGTTCTACCCATGGCAATTCGCCTGTAGGTTTTGCGGGAGTTTCCATTGGTTTGGGTTTAACCCTTATTCACTTAATAAGCATACCGGTAACAAATACCTCTGTAAACCCTGCTAGAAGTACTAGTCAGGCTCTTTTTGTTGGAGATTGGGCAATAGGGCAATTATGGCTTTTTTGGCTTGCCCCAATTGTGGGTGCTGCATTGGCCGGCCTGGCCTACAAAGCTTTGGCTCCCTATAAATAA